The DNA sequence CGCCGGTAGAGGCGGGCGTTGTCGATGCACACCGCGGCTCGCGCGGCCAGCTCGACCGCCAGATCACGGTCCCGGTCGCCGAACGGCTCGCTGCCCTTCGTACGGGCGAACTGCGCCAGTCCTACGACCGTGTCGTGGGCGACCATCGGCACCGCGAGCGTGGACTGCACGAGGCCGCCCTCCTCGCCGGGCACGTACTGCGGCCGGGCGGTGCGCAGGGCGTCCGCGCAGGGCGAGTTGAAGGGGTAGTGGTGGACGGCGCCGACCGCGACGGGGGCGCCGCCACCGACGAAGGGCGCGTCGGAGACCGCGCTGGCGAAGGCGACGCGGCGCAGCTCCGCGCTGCCGTCGGCGTGGCCGGGCGGGGTCTCGTCGCCGGCCAGCAGCCCCTGATAGAGGTCGACCGTGGCCAGGTCGCAGAAGCCGGGGACCACGACGTCGAGGAGTTCGCGGGCGGTGGTCTCCAGGTCCAGGGAGTTGCCGATGCGGGCACCGGCCTCGTTCAGAAGGGCCAGATTCCGCCGGGCGGCGGCGGCCTCGCGGGCGGCGGCGCGGCGGGCGGTGATGTCGGTTCCGAGCCAGGCGATGCCGATGGGGCGCCCGCTGCCGCTGCGCACGCGGTAGAGATTGACGGACCAGTGGCGGCGCTCGTCTGATCCGGGCAGGAAGCCGGTGACGTGCATGTCCGTGATGGAGTCGCCGCTCTCCAGGACGCGACGCAGGGTCGCCGAGACACGTTCGGCCTCGGGGCGCGGCAGATAGTCGTGGACGCCGTTGCCGCGGTGGTCGTCGGGTGTGCCGCCGAACAGGGAGGCGAACCGCTGGTTGGCGCGGCGCACCCGCAGGTCGGGGTCGATCAGCAGGAAGCCGAACGGAGATTGACCGAATATCGCCTGCGAGGCGGCGAGGTCGGTCTCCATCCGGCGGAGAGTGCGGACGTCGACGACGATGCAGACGGCGGCCTTCTCACCGTCCTCGGTCCGCGTCGGCATGACGTACACCTCGGCGAGACCGTCCAGACCGGCCCGCTCCTCGGCGTCCCGCGGCATCCGGAACGGGACCACACCGGTCCACTCCCGTCCGTCCAGGATCTCGGCCATCTTGCGCTGGCCCTGTTCGCGCAGGTCCGGGTCGATGAACGCCTCGATGGGATCCATGCCGACGGCCCGCTCGGCCGGTATGCCGAAGAGCTGCTCGGCGCGCAGGCTCCACTGGTCGACCAGGCCGTCGGGGCCGATGGAGAAGGACGCGACCTTGATGTAGTCGTAGATCGAGCCGGGCGGGCTGGCCTGCCAGACCGGGTCACCGGGGCGGGCCTCGTCGGAGGCGAACGTGTCGCGGGATGCCTGTGTGCCCTGCGAGGCTTGCGAGCCCTGTGTGTCGCGGGAGACGCCTGTTTTGTGGGAGGCCCGTGTGTCTCGGGTCCCCTCTCCCGCGGCCTTCGCCCTCGCGCCGTCCGACGGGTCGTCGGACCCCGAGGCCCTCGCTGGTATCTCGCTCACGCGAACCGTCCCCTCCAGCTCACCGCGCCCGGCACCGGTCACCGGGTGGCGGCTGCCCGCAGTATCCAGCACTACGGCCCCGCACAACACGGTGTTCACGATCACAGCACGGTCCCGATGGTTTTCGGTCCCGGCCGCGGAAACACTTCCAGTCTTCTAACCAGCGGACACGCAGTCGAATCACGCATCGCGACAACTGCCACTGGCCTGAACCATTCGTTCGAGAGGGCAGGGGTGCATGTACCCGAGGGAGCCGGGGGGTCAGTCCGGCACCGCGAGCTCGAACCACACCGTCTTGCCCGTGTTCCGTCCGGGCCGGGTTCCCCATCGGCGCGCGGAGTGCGCCACGAGCTGAAGTCCGCGGCCGCTCTCGTCCTCGAGGTCGGCGACCCGTTCGCGGGGCGGGTCCGGAAGGGGGTCGGAGACCTCGACCCTGAGGACACCGTCGAGTCCGGCGGGACGTACCAGACGTAGGCCGATGGGGCCGGTGGCGTGCCGCAGGGAGTTGGTGACCAGCTCACTGACCAGCAGCGCAGTGACGTCCGCGAGGCTGTCCAGGTCCCACTGGCGCAGCCGGCCGCGTACGGCGGCGCGGGCCGCGCGGACGGCACCCGCCTCCGCGGGGAAGGTCCACTCGGCGCAGTCGCCATCGGAGTCGATCACGCCGATCACATCCCGGGCCAGCGAGCTCACCCATGTCCGGTTTCATAGGTTTGATTGGCACATACCCGATATTCACAGGGCAGTACCGTGCGAGCGGGTAGACCCTCGGGGAGTTGTCGACGCCGCCCAACGACGGTCGCCATCCGGCCTGTCAGCCTGTCAGGTCCCTTCCGGGGCCTCAGGTGGGCCGCTCGGCCGGTGGCTCAGGCCCGCGGCTCGGGCGCCCCGTCGCCCAGCCGTTCCGCGACCTCCCGGACCGCCGGCACGTCCTGGTCCAGCCAGTCCACGTCCCAGAGTTCCCCGGTGCCCAGCCAGCGCAGTGCGTCATGGTCCTCAAGGGGCTCGGGGTCCCCGGAGCCGGGGAGCAGGCGGGCGGTCCACACATGCAGGACGTAGGGGGGTTTCAGGGGCCACGCCCCCGGCACCCGCTCGACCACCTCGGCGGCCACGCCGAGTTCCTCCCGCAGTTCGCGCACGAGCGCCGCCTCGGGCGCCTCGCCGGGCTCGACCTTGCCGCCGGGCAACTCCCAGCGCCCGGCCAGTTCCTCGGGCGCACTGCGGCGCGCGGCGAGCAGACGGCCCGCCTCCAACAACGCGGCGCCGACCACGATCCGTTCCGTCATGCGCCGGAGCCTACGGGAGCGGGGAAGCAGGTCAGTGGTCCCCGCTGTCCCCGTTCTGAGCGATTCGCTCGACCCAATACAGCTGTTTGTGCCCCCGGCTGTCGAGGCTGTCCGCGATTTTCTGGGCTTCCGCCCGCGTCGCGTACCGGCCCACGCGGTAGCGATTGCCGTTGTCGTCCTGCCGAACCACGAGCCAAGGAAGAGTGATCGTGCTGTCGTTCATCGCGCTCCACTGCTCCTTCCCGCCCACGACCGCCCGAGTCCCTCCCCCAGCCTTCGGCCGGGGGGACCCTCATCTCGCTTCGCTCGCGGCCTGTGCCGTGCCCCGCCCGCTAAGGAAACCGCAATCCGCATATGCCCGAGCCTACGCCTAACCTTTACGCAGCGAATACGCCTTTTCACAAAGAGGTACGCAACCAGCCAAGTCGCAGGGGGCGCACGGCATCGAATGCGCCGTACGGAAACGTGGATGCATCCGGTCGCGGGCATGGTGCGCACGCCTGCGGCGACCTGCGAAAACGGCCAGATTGCAACGGCCGGTGAAGGGGCGGGAGTTGCGGCTTTGCCGGGGGCAACTGCCGTGGAGGTGTGCGCTAGTTCACGAACATGTGCGCTACTTCACCGGAAGGTGATAGGCGACGCGGTAGCGGTCCGCCGGAATGACCACGTCCGCCGTCTCCACCGGACGGCCGGACGCGTAGTAGGTGCGCTGGATGACCACGACCACATGACCGGGGACGCCGCCCAGCGTCAGCAGCTCCTCCGCGAGGCCGGGGCGGGCGCCCACCTCCTCCGTCACGTTGTCCACGACGACGTCGATGGCCGCCATGCGCTCGACGACGCCCATGCCGCCGAGCGGGCCCTCCTCGGGCAGCATCACGGGCGTACGGCCGGTGACGGCGAGCGGCTCCCAGGAGGTGGAGAGCATCATCGCCTCGCCGGCGTCCCGGAAGAGGTACCTCGTGCACATCACACGGTCGCCGGGGCGGATGCCGAGCCGGTCGGCGACGGCGACGCTGGCCTCGGCCTGCGCGCTGTTGGACTCCCAGGTGCCGCGCGTCTCGCCGTCGGCCTGCTCCTGGCGGAAGGGCGTGGCACCCGCCGGCGGGCGGAAACCGGAGCGGGAGATCCGGCGGGGCACGGGACGCTCACGGACGTACGTCCCGGAACCGGAGCGGCCCTCGACCAGCCCCTCCGCCATCAGCACCTTCCGCGCCTCAAGGGCGACGGTGTCCGATACGCCGTACTCCTCGCGGATCCTGGCCTGGGACGGGAGCCGGGTGTGCGGTGGCAGCGAACCGTCGACGATCTTCTTGCGGAGATCACCCGCGACGCGCAGGTACGCCGGCTGCTCACCGAAAGTCACTGGCCGCTCCCATCAGGTTGTACAGACAGCAACAGCGTGGCAACCGTGGGTTGTCCCGTGCAAGCAAAGGCCAGAGAATCACTCGATGTGATGACTTGTGCCGGGGGAGGGCTTTACCCAGGCACTTTCTTTCCGTATAGGGCGCCTCACACATCGAGGCCGCCGCCACTTCCGCCCTCGCCGCCACTGTCGGAGTCGTCCTCGTACGTCGGCACGGTCGTGTCCAGGCCCAGAGCCTTGCGCGCGGTGACGGTCGTGGGGCCGTCGACGTAGCCGTACGCCTTCTCGTAGTGCGTGTAGAACGTGTCCGCGTCGTCGGCCGCCGCCGCCTTCGCCCACTCCTTGCGGGAGCCCTCCATGTCCGCGAGGAACTCGGTGACGGCCCCCTTGGCGTCCTCCGGCCAGGGCTGTGTGCGCAGATTCTCGGCCTGCTCGCCGAGGACGCGGTGGACGTCCTTCGCCCAGGCCCGGTTCGCCTTCAGGTCGTCCTCGGGGTAGGCCTCGGGCTCCTCGTAGAGGACGTCGTCGATGTGGTTGGACGCCGACAGGAACCTCACCTGGTACCCGTCGAGGGTCACGTAGTCACGGCGCAGCGACTCGGCCAGGGGCTTGCCGTCCGTGCTGCCGAACATGCAGGTGATCGCGCGGTCCCCGAAGCGCCAGCTCTGCCGGGTCGGCACGAGGTAGTACACGTCCACGCCGTCCGGGACGGCCCAGGCGTCCAAGGCGTAGCGGCCCGCCTGCTCGTAGCACTGGTCGTCCGCGACCTCCGCGAGCTCGTCGTCGCCGGGAAAGGAACCGTCCGGCACCTTCACGACGCCGACGACCTCGGCGTCGTGCTCCTCGGTGCAGGGCACCTCGTCGACGTCGTAGGTCTCGCCCTCCAGGGTGCCGGTCGAGGAGTTGAAGCAGTCGCCCGTGGCGAGCGCGAAGGCGGTGCCCTCGCCGCTCGCGGCGCCCGTGAAGCCGTCCCAGAAGTCGGAGGCGGCGCCCGTCGACAGCATCAGCGCCCACAGCGCGATCCCGACGGTGGACAGCACGGACCCGGCGACCGCCATGCCCGTGCCGCGCTCGCCCCTCTTCCTGATCTGCACCAGCGCGAGGAGCCCCAGCGCCAGACCCACGGCCGGCAGGAAGCAGAGGATGCCGAGGACGAGCGCGCCGATGGCCACACCGTTGACGGGTGCGGAGGGGCCGTAGGGGCCGTAGGCGCCGTAGGGGTGGTGCGGGTACGGCCCCTGGACGGCGGGTGCGCCGTAGGGGTTCGGCAACGGGTACTGGCCCTGCGCGTACGGCCCTTGGGGCTGCCCCGGGGGCCCCTGTGGCTGGTGGGGTCCGGGAGGCGGAGGTATGGACACGAGTACCGTGCTCCTGCGTTCGGGCGGCGGTGCCGGGTGGTGGGAACTGGCGTACGACTGGGCGCATCGTAAGCGTGGTGTGGGGCGATGGGGGACGTGGTGCGGGTCACGAATGCGACGGTCCGGGCGGTCAACGGGCTGACGGCGCGGTGGGCGGCTGCTTCCGAGGGCGGCACCGTGTTCTCGGCTGCGGGTGTGTGGCCGCTGCTCGCCTTCCTGGCGGACGGGGCGGGCGGTCCGGCGCGGGCGGAGCTGGCCGACGCGGTGGGGTTGCCGGCGGATGAAGCGGCGGGCGCGGCGCGTGAGTTGCTGGGCGCGATGGCGGCGATGCGGGGGCTGGACTCGGCGCTCGGGCTGTGGACCAAGCGGACGCTGGAACTGCGGGAGCGGTGGGAGGCGGGGCTGCCCGCGGAGCCGCACGGGGTGCTGACGGGCAATGCGGAGGCCGACAAGGCGGCGCTGGACGCCTGGGCGGTGAAGCGGACGGGTGGGTTGATCGAGCGGATGCCCGTGCGGCTGCACGACGACACCGAGATGGTGGTGGCGAGTGCGCTGGCGTTGCGGACTCGGTGGCTGATGCCGTTTCGCGAGCGGTACTGGATGCCGGAGTCCGGGCCCTGGTGCGGACGGGAACTGCAGGGTCTGTGGCGGGACAGCACGTTGCTGGACCGGGTCGGTGTGGCGGACACGCCCGAGGGGCACGTCACCGAGCTGAAGGTACTGGGCGACAACGCGATCGACGTGCATCTCCTGCTCGGCGAGGAGGGAATGGCGCCCGGCCAGGTGCTGAGGGCAGGGGTGGAGATCCTGGCCCGCAGGCATCCTGTCGTCCCCGGCCCCCAACTCCCCTACGGCGACGTGGGCCCCGGCCTGCGCGTCGTGAGGGAGCGCCGCGCGACGCCCGAGCCGCCGACCCTGGAGGTCCGGACCGTGGCGTACGAGACACGGACCGACCATGACCTCCTCGACCACCACGACGTGTTCGGGCTCACGACCGCGAGAGTGACGCGGCCACCCGGTCACTTCCCCGGAATCAGCGGCTTTCCTCTGCACGTCGAAGCGGCCCGGCAGTCCGCGATGGCCCGGTTCGGCGCCCGCGGCTTCGAGGCGGCCGCGGTGACCGCCTTGGGCGCGGTCGGCGCCGGTATCTCGGAGCTGCGCTGGGTGACCACCACCGTCCAGGCCACCCACGACCGCCCCTTCGGCTTCCTCGCCCTGCACCGTCACTCACGGCTCGTCCTCGCGGCCGGCTGGGTCACGGACCCGGAGCCGTACCGCGAGGACGAGGAGGACTACTGATCCGCGATCAGAACTGCAGCGCCCAGGCGTCGATCCGCCCGGTGTCGTAGTTCGCGTTGTCGCTCACGCGCAGCTTCCACGTGCCGGCCGCAGCTTCCGAGGAGGCGTTGACCGAGTACGTGGTGTTGATGTTGTCCGAACTGCCGCCCGTGCCGTACGACTTCAGCGTGTACGCCGTGCCGTCGGGGGCGATCAGCTGGACCTGGAGGTCGCCGATGTACGTGTGGACGATGTGCACCTCGACGGGCAGGGCCGCGGGCGCGTTGCCCGAGACGCCGGAGACGGTCACCGGGGACTCGACCGTGGCGTTGTCGGCGATGGCGTAGTCACCGGTGTTCTCGAAGCGCGGGCCGGGCGGGGTGGTCGTACCGCCGCCGACGTACAGGAGCCGGTTGGGCGAGCCCGTGCCGGGGCTGGTGACGACGCCGGTCGTGGCGGCGGACGTCAGTGCCGAGGCGACCTGGGCCGGGGTGGCCGAGGGGTTGTCGGCGAGGTGGAGCGCGACCGCGCCCGCGACGTGCGGGCTCGCCATCGACGTACCGGAGATGGTGTTGGTCGCCGAGTCGCTGGAGTTCCAGGCCGAGGTGATGGACGAGCCGGGCGCGAACAGGTCCAGGACCGAACCGTAGTTGGAGTAGCTCGCCTTGGCGTCCGTCGAGGTCGTCGCGCCGACCGTGATGGCCTCGGTGACGCGTGCGGGCGACCTGGTGGAGGCATCGGTCGACTCGTTGCCGGCCGCGACGGCGAAGGTGATGCCGGAGGCGATGGCGTTGCGTACGGCCGTGTCGAGGGCGGTGTCGGCGCCGCCGCCGAGGGACATGTTGGCGACGGCCGGCTTGACGGCGTTCTGGGCGACCCAGTCGATGCCGGCGACGACCTGGGCGGTCGTTCCGGAACCGGAGTTGTTCAGCACGCGGACGCCGACGACCTTGGCCTTCTTGGCGACACCGTAGGCGTTGCCCGCGACCGTGCCGGCGACGTGCGTGCCGTGGCCGTGGCCGTCCTGGGCGGTGTTGTCGTTGTCGATGGCGTCGTAGCCGTAGGAGGCACGGCCGCCGAAGTCGCTGTGGGTGATGCGGACGCCGGTGTCGATGACGTACGCGGTCACGCCCTGCCCTGCCGAGTCCGGGTAGGTGTACGAGCTGTTCAGCGGCAGGTTCTTCTGGTCGATGCGGTCCAGGCCCCAGGAGGGCGGGTTGGTCTGGGTGGCGTCGATGCTGAACGTGCGGTTCTGGACGACCGAGGCGACCGCCGGGTCGGCGGCGAGCGCCTTGGCCTCCGCCTCCGACGCCTCGATGGCGTAGCCGTTGAGGGCCTTCTTGTACGTCCGCTCGATACCGGCGCCGTACCCCTCGACGAGGGTCCGCCCCGCCTTGGAGTTTGAGCGGGCGTGGTCCGCCTTGAGGGTCACCAGGTAGCTGTCGGCGACGGCGTTGGCCGCGCCCGCGTACTGGATACGGCCCTCGGGGGCGGCCGCGGCGGGGAGTGCGGAGACGAGGCTTGCGGTGAGCGCCGCGGTGGCCGCTGCGCTGAGCAGAGCCATTCTTCGGCGGGCCGTGCTGTGGGGAGTACGCATCACTGCCATCTGAGGGATCCTCCTCAATCGGTGGTGCGCTGGTGGGGGTTGCACGGGTGCACGCAGGAGGTAGACAGGGACATGTCAAATGTCAGTCGAATGTCCGTGTCGCACCTGTGCGTCAGCCGAAAGATTGAGGGCTCCACAGGAATTACACAAGAGGCCTGCACGGCGAACTACCCCCGCCCGGACGGGGTTTCACTCCCCGCACCTCGCCGGCCGACCGGCACGGCGACCAGGTGCCCGATCACTGTCCGTGAGCGTTCGACATGCAGGCCGTGCGGGTCTACGCAAGCCTGGGAGGCATTCCACCAGGACGACGTGTCCTGGCGGGCCCCCAGGAAGGACGTTCACATGCGCTACGCAGCTGCCCTTTTCATCGCCGCCATACTCGCGGCCATCTCCGCCCCCGCCGCTTCGGCCGCTCCCGCCGCCCCCATGCCGTGCGACACCCACACCCTCAGCAAGCTCTGCTGGTGACCGCTTCCTGAGCGGGGGGACAGGCCGTCGAACCTGGCGTCGACGCCTGTTCCCGCTCTCGCGGAACGGCAGGACGGCGTCAGTCGTCGAACCCCGTCGCCCGCGTCGACTTCTCCCACGCCCCGATGTCCGCGCGCACCTGGTCCAGATGGCCGAGGACGGCCGTGACCCCGTCGTCGCCCAGGGGCAACCGCAGGGGCGTCCGCTCGGCCTCCAGCGCGGCTCGGATCAGGGCCGCCGCCTTCACCGGGTCACCGGGCTGGGTGCCGTCACCCGCGGAGACGGATTCGCGGGTCTGCGCCACCCTGGCGTACAGGCCGCTGTCCGTGCTGGTTCCCGCCCGGCCGGTCTCGAAGAGTGCCGTGCGGAAGGAACCCGGCTCCACGATCAGCACCTTGATGCCGAACTCGGCGACCTCGTCCGCGAGCCCCTCCGACAGCCCCTCCAGCGCGAACTTCGTTCCGCTGTACGCCGAGAAGCCCGCGAAGGACATCTGCCCGCCCATGCTGCTCATCTGCACGATCGCCCCGGAGCGCCGCTCGCGCATGTGCGGAAGCACGGCCCGGGTGAGGGCGACCGGCCCGAAGACGTGCACGTCGAAGAGCTCACGCAGCTCCTGCTCGGTCGTCTCCTCGAAGGCGCCGACGTGGGTGCGGCCGGCGTTGTTGACCAGGACGTCGATCCGTCCGTGCCGCGCGATCACGTCCTGTACGGCGGCTTGCGCGGCACCCGTCTCCATGACGTCCAGGCGCAGCGCCTCGACCTGGTCGGGGTGCGCGGCCACCAGGTCGTCCAGGGCCTCGGGCCGCCGTGCCGCGCCGACCACCACGTCGCCCCCGGCGAGCGCCGCCTCCGCGATCGCCCTTCCGAAGCCGCTGGTCGCACCGGTGATCAGCCACACCTTGTTCATGACAGCTCCTCGTATCGCCGTGATCTCTAATCGTGGGGATCTCGTATCTCCGTGATGTGGACCAGCCTGCTGCGCAACGGGGTTGCCCGTCCAAGACCCACGCTGATAACCGATGGTTATGGCGATGGATGTTCATGTACGAGACCTGCGCTACTTCGTGACGGTGGCCGAGGAACTTCACTTCACGCGCGCGGCCGAGCGGCTGTACGTTTCCCAGCCCGCGCTCAGCAAGCAGGTCCGCGCCCTGGAGCGGCAACTGGGCGTGGAGCTGTTCCGCCGCGAGCCGCAGGGCGTGACGCTCACCGAGGCCGGCACGGCACTGCTGCCGCACGCCCGACGGGTGCTGGACGCCTGGTCGGAGGGGACGGTGGCGCTTCAGGCCGCGCGGGCGGCGGCACGCGGCACGCTGGTCGTGGGCATGAGCACCAGTCCGGGGCGCGGTGGGCTGCTGCCCGCGATCCGCTCCCGTTTCAGCGCGGCGCACCCGGAGACGGTCCTGCGGCTGCGGCAGGTGAGCTGGGACGACCCGACGGCGGGCCTCGCGGACGGCGAGGCCGACGTGGCCTTCGTGTGGCTGCCGCTGCCGGACGCCGGACGTTACGGCTGGACCGTGGTCGTGGAGGAGCCCCGACTGGTCGCGCTGCCCGAGGTCCATCCGCTGGCCGCCCGCGCGGAGGTCGACTTCACGGACCTGTCCGAGGAGCCGTTCCTCGCCCTGCCGCCGAGCGCGGGGCCGTTGCGTGACCACTGGCTGGCGCTGGAGGAGCGCGGCGGGCGCCCGCCGCGCATCGGAGCGGAGATCGCGAGCACCGAGGAGACGTACGAGGCGCTGGTCGCGGGGCTCGGGGTCTGCCTGGTGGCCGCGGGCAACGCCCCGCTGGTCTCTCTGGGCTCGGTGGTGACGCGTCCGGTGCGGGGGCTGTCGGCGAGCCGGTATGCGCTGGCCTGGCGGCGCGAGGATGCCGGGCGGCCGCTCGTACGGGCGTATGCGGAGGCTTGTCGCCGGGCGGCGGGGCGGGCCTGACCGGCGCAGGGCGGCGGGGCGGCAGCGGACCCTCATACGTCGTCATGGCCCCTCGTCGCCCGGGACTCACGCCCCTTCCGTAGCGGGCTCCGTGGCCGGGGTCGTGCCCAGCCGGGCCTGCTCCTCCTCGACGATGCGGCGGGCGATGGCGATGTCCGAGATGTCGACGGCGTCCGGTGTCGACTCGGCGACCGCGCTGCGGCGGGCGTACGCGTCGAACAGCCGGGTCTTGTTCTCCAGCATCCGCACGAGCCGTTCGTCGACCCCGCCCGTGCACAGCAGGCGGTGCACGCGCACCGAGCGGACCTGGCCCATGCGGTGGGCGCGGGCGACCGCCTGATGCTCGACGGTCGGCTTGAGCTGCGGCTCGCAGAGGATGACGACGGACGCGGCCTGCATGTTGAGGCCCACTCCGCCCGCCTCGATCTGCGACAGCAGCACGGCATGGCCGGGCGCGGCGGCGAAGTCGTCGACGAGCTGCTGTCTGCGGGCGGGCGGCACGCTCCCCGAAATCGGCCCGAAGACCCGCGCGTTGACCCGTCCGTTGGGCCGCCCGTCGAGCCGCCCGTTGAGCCCTTCGGCGCCCCGTCCGTCTTCCGCCGGATCCGACGGCTGCGTCGCTCCCGGGACCTCCGCGAGCACCAACGCCTCCCGCACGACGGCGAGTACGTCCCGGAACGCGGAGAACACGACGACCTTCAGCCCGTTCTCGGCGGCCTCCTCGGCGATCTCGCTCAGCCGGTCCAGCTTCGCCGACCGCTTCGGGCGGGCGTACGCCGCTCTGCGCATCGCCATGAAGTTGCCGGCCCGCACGGCCTCGCGGTAGGCCTCCTCGTCCGCCGCGCTGGGCTCCTCCCACTCGTCCGTGTGCTGGAGCGCGGGGAGTTCGGTGAGGACGTCCTGCTGGTTACGGCGCAGATAGACCGGCGCGACCGCCTTCCGGAACGCCTTGGAACCGGCAACGCCGTCGTGCTCGTCGACGGACTCGGCCAGGCCCGGCTGCAGGATCCGCACCAGGCTCCGGAACTCCTCGACGCGGTTCTCCATGGGCGTACCGGTCATGAACAGCACGCGGTCGCAG is a window from the Streptomyces sp. NBC_00299 genome containing:
- a CDS encoding SpoIIE family protein phosphatase produces the protein MTGAGRGELEGTVRVSEIPARASGSDDPSDGARAKAAGEGTRDTRASHKTGVSRDTQGSQASQGTQASRDTFASDEARPGDPVWQASPPGSIYDYIKVASFSIGPDGLVDQWSLRAEQLFGIPAERAVGMDPIEAFIDPDLREQGQRKMAEILDGREWTGVVPFRMPRDAEERAGLDGLAEVYVMPTRTEDGEKAAVCIVVDVRTLRRMETDLAASQAIFGQSPFGFLLIDPDLRVRRANQRFASLFGGTPDDHRGNGVHDYLPRPEAERVSATLRRVLESGDSITDMHVTGFLPGSDERRHWSVNLYRVRSGSGRPIGIAWLGTDITARRAAAREAAAARRNLALLNEAGARIGNSLDLETTARELLDVVVPGFCDLATVDLYQGLLAGDETPPGHADGSAELRRVAFASAVSDAPFVGGGAPVAVGAVHHYPFNSPCADALRTARPQYVPGEEGGLVQSTLAVPMVAHDTVVGLAQFARTKGSEPFGDRDRDLAVELAARAAVCIDNARLYRREHERALILQRSLLPPGDPVASGLDIACRYLPGNSSSDRPSEVGGDWFDVIELPGHRTALVVGDVMGRGLRAAVAMGELRSAVRTLALLDLEPAEVLSALDEIARGLGAPGGVQQATRAARRPREADLSEVYLATCVYAVYDSVTRRCTFANAGHLPPVLVEPGEDALMLDVPPGMPLGVGGEPFEEVEVELPEGALLALYTDGLVESRDHPLDEGLQAFVGALTDPSSPLEDVCDHVLNTLDTHHGEDDIALLMARVQGLPADSVGDWTLPREPRSVGRAREYARGRLLSWDLEPLVDTTELLVSELVTNALRYGEGEIRLRLLLDRTLVCEVWDSGLVQPRRRRARDTDEGGRGLQLVGLLSAAWGSRRTPRGKTVWFELPLPDGENGLTDPAEALLSLF
- a CDS encoding ATP-binding protein; protein product: MSSLARDVIGVIDSDGDCAEWTFPAEAGAVRAARAAVRGRLRQWDLDSLADVTALLVSELVTNSLRHATGPIGLRLVRPAGLDGVLRVEVSDPLPDPPRERVADLEDESGRGLQLVAHSARRWGTRPGRNTGKTVWFELAVPD
- a CDS encoding (deoxy)nucleoside triphosphate pyrophosphohydrolase codes for the protein MTERIVVGAALLEAGRLLAARRSAPEELAGRWELPGGKVEPGEAPEAALVRELREELGVAAEVVERVPGAWPLKPPYVLHVWTARLLPGSGDPEPLEDHDALRWLGTGELWDVDWLDQDVPAVREVAERLGDGAPEPRA
- a CDS encoding SPOR domain-containing protein gives rise to the protein MNDSTITLPWLVVRQDDNGNRYRVGRYATRAEAQKIADSLDSRGHKQLYWVERIAQNGDSGDH
- a CDS encoding GntR family transcriptional regulator; this encodes MTFGEQPAYLRVAGDLRKKIVDGSLPPHTRLPSQARIREEYGVSDTVALEARKVLMAEGLVEGRSGSGTYVRERPVPRRISRSGFRPPAGATPFRQEQADGETRGTWESNSAQAEASVAVADRLGIRPGDRVMCTRYLFRDAGEAMMLSTSWEPLAVTGRTPVMLPEEGPLGGMGVVERMAAIDVVVDNVTEEVGARPGLAEELLTLGGVPGHVVVVIQRTYYASGRPVETADVVIPADRYRVAYHLPVK
- a CDS encoding DUF4190 domain-containing protein; the protein is MSIPPPPGPHQPQGPPGQPQGPYAQGQYPLPNPYGAPAVQGPYPHHPYGAYGPYGPSAPVNGVAIGALVLGILCFLPAVGLALGLLALVQIRKRGERGTGMAVAGSVLSTVGIALWALMLSTGAASDFWDGFTGAASGEGTAFALATGDCFNSSTGTLEGETYDVDEVPCTEEHDAEVVGVVKVPDGSFPGDDELAEVADDQCYEQAGRYALDAWAVPDGVDVYYLVPTRQSWRFGDRAITCMFGSTDGKPLAESLRRDYVTLDGYQVRFLSASNHIDDVLYEEPEAYPEDDLKANRAWAKDVHRVLGEQAENLRTQPWPEDAKGAVTEFLADMEGSRKEWAKAAAADDADTFYTHYEKAYGYVDGPTTVTARKALGLDTTVPTYEDDSDSGGEGGSGGGLDV
- a CDS encoding serpin family protein: MGDVVRVTNATVRAVNGLTARWAAASEGGTVFSAAGVWPLLAFLADGAGGPARAELADAVGLPADEAAGAARELLGAMAAMRGLDSALGLWTKRTLELRERWEAGLPAEPHGVLTGNAEADKAALDAWAVKRTGGLIERMPVRLHDDTEMVVASALALRTRWLMPFRERYWMPESGPWCGRELQGLWRDSTLLDRVGVADTPEGHVTELKVLGDNAIDVHLLLGEEGMAPGQVLRAGVEILARRHPVVPGPQLPYGDVGPGLRVVRERRATPEPPTLEVRTVAYETRTDHDLLDHHDVFGLTTARVTRPPGHFPGISGFPLHVEAARQSAMARFGARGFEAAAVTALGAVGAGISELRWVTTTVQATHDRPFGFLALHRHSRLVLAAGWVTDPEPYREDEEDY
- a CDS encoding S8 family peptidase is translated as MAVMRTPHSTARRRMALLSAAATAALTASLVSALPAAAAPEGRIQYAGAANAVADSYLVTLKADHARSNSKAGRTLVEGYGAGIERTYKKALNGYAIEASEAEAKALAADPAVASVVQNRTFSIDATQTNPPSWGLDRIDQKNLPLNSSYTYPDSAGQGVTAYVIDTGVRITHSDFGGRASYGYDAIDNDNTAQDGHGHGTHVAGTVAGNAYGVAKKAKVVGVRVLNNSGSGTTAQVVAGIDWVAQNAVKPAVANMSLGGGADTALDTAVRNAIASGITFAVAAGNESTDASTRSPARVTEAITVGATTSTDAKASYSNYGSVLDLFAPGSSITSAWNSSDSATNTISGTSMASPHVAGAVALHLADNPSATPAQVASALTSAATTGVVTSPGTGSPNRLLYVGGGTTTPPGPRFENTGDYAIADNATVESPVTVSGVSGNAPAALPVEVHIVHTYIGDLQVQLIAPDGTAYTLKSYGTGGSSDNINTTYSVNASSEAAAGTWKLRVSDNANYDTGRIDAWALQF
- a CDS encoding oxidoreductase gives rise to the protein MNKVWLITGATSGFGRAIAEAALAGGDVVVGAARRPEALDDLVAAHPDQVEALRLDVMETGAAQAAVQDVIARHGRIDVLVNNAGRTHVGAFEETTEQELRELFDVHVFGPVALTRAVLPHMRERRSGAIVQMSSMGGQMSFAGFSAYSGTKFALEGLSEGLADEVAEFGIKVLIVEPGSFRTALFETGRAGTSTDSGLYARVAQTRESVSAGDGTQPGDPVKAAALIRAALEAERTPLRLPLGDDGVTAVLGHLDQVRADIGAWEKSTRATGFDD
- a CDS encoding LysR family transcriptional regulator, which produces MAMDVHVRDLRYFVTVAEELHFTRAAERLYVSQPALSKQVRALERQLGVELFRREPQGVTLTEAGTALLPHARRVLDAWSEGTVALQAARAAARGTLVVGMSTSPGRGGLLPAIRSRFSAAHPETVLRLRQVSWDDPTAGLADGEADVAFVWLPLPDAGRYGWTVVVEEPRLVALPEVHPLAARAEVDFTDLSEEPFLALPPSAGPLRDHWLALEERGGRPPRIGAEIASTEETYEALVAGLGVCLVAAGNAPLVSLGSVVTRPVRGLSASRYALAWRREDAGRPLVRAYAEACRRAAGRA